The Triticum aestivum cultivar Chinese Spring chromosome 7B, IWGSC CS RefSeq v2.1, whole genome shotgun sequence genome window below encodes:
- the LOC543174 gene encoding 40S ribosomal protein S13-1: protein MGRMHSRGKGISSSALPYKRTPPSWVKTAVADVDELITKAAKKGQMPSQIGVLLRDQHGIPLVKSVTGSKILRILKAHGLAPEIPEDLYFLIKKAVAIRKHLERNRKDKDSKFRLILVESRIHRLARYYKRTKKLPPTWKYESTTASTLVA from the exons ATGGGGCGCATGCACAGCCGCGG AAAGGGTATCTCGTCGTCGGCGCTGCCGTACAAGAGGACTCCCCCGAGCTGGGTCAAGACCGCCGTCGCTgat GTCGACGAGTTGATCACGAAGGCTGCGAAGAAGGGTCAGATGCCCTCGCAGATCGGTGTTCTGCTCCGTGACCAGCACGGTATCCCCCTTGTGAAGAGCGTTACCGGAAGCAAGATCCTCCGCATCCTCAAGGCTCATG GCCTGGCGCCGGAAATCCCAGAGGATCTGTACTTTTTGATTAAGAAGGCTGTGGCCATTAGGAAGCATCTTGAGAGGAACAGGAAGGACAAGGACTCCAAATTCAGGCTCATTCTTGTTGAGAGCAGGATCCACCGTCTTGCCCGTTACTACAAGCGCACCAAGAAGCTCCCGCCCACCTGGAAGTA CGAGTCTACCACTGCCAGCACTCTGGTGGCTTAG